GATCATGACCACGCAGGGAATCAAAACCATGGACCAGGTGCTCCCTGATGCCTTCGGTCCCGAAAACCTGGAGGAAACCACGTGACCAGCACTGAAGCGTTCGACGCCGTCCAGATCATCTCCATCAAGCGGGACAAAGGCACCCTCACTCCCGAGCAGATCGACTGGACCATCGATGCCTACACCCGCGGTGTCATTGCCGAGGAGCAAATGGCCGCGCTGAACATGGCCATCCTGCTCAACGGAATGGACCGCGACGAGATTTCGCGGTGGACGTCCGCCATGATCGCCTCGGGCGAGCGGATGGACTTTTCGTCCCTGACAAGGCCCGACGGCGGACGCAAGGCTACCAGCGACAAACACTCCACCGGTGGGGTCGGGGACAAGATCACGCTCCCGCTGGCGCCGCTCGTTGCCGTCTTCGGCGTCGCGGTTCCTCAGCTCTCAGGCCGCGGGCTGGGCCACACGGGTGGAACGTTGGACAAGCTGGAAGCCATCCCCGGGTGGCGCGCCAACCTGAGCAACGACGAGATCATGGCCCAGCTCCAGGATGTGGGAGCAGTCATCTGCGCGGCAGGTTCCGGGCTGGCTCCTGCCGACAAGAAGCTCTACGCACTGCGTGATGTCACGGGCACCGTGGAGGCGATCCCGTTGATTGCTTCCTCGATCATGAGCAAGAAGATCGCCGAAGGCACGGGCTCGTTGGTGCTGGACGTCAAGGTGGGTTCCGGCGCGTTCATGAAGGATGAGGCCCGGGCCCGCGAGCTTGCCGAGACCATGGTGGCCCTGGGCAAGGATGCCGGCGTGCACACCGTCGCCCTGATCACGGATATGTCCACGCCGTTGGGTTTGACCGCCGGAAATGCGATCGAAGTTGAGGAATCCGTGGAGGTCCTTGCCGGCGGCGGCCCGGAAGACGTCGTCGAACTGACCGTCCGCCTGGCTGAGGAGATGCTGGCCGGCGCCGGCATCCACGACGCCGACCCCGCGGCTGCTTTGAAGGACGGCCGTGCCATGGATGTCTGGAACCGAATGATCGAAGCACAGGGTGGTGACCCGCGTGCTGCGCTGCCGGTGGCCAAGGAATCCGAGGTCATCTACGCTCCCGCGGACGGTGTCCTGGTGGAACTGGATGCGCTTTCTGTGGGTGTTGCTGCCTGGCGTTTGGGCGCCGGGCGGGCGCGCAAAGAGGACCAGGTCCAGGCCGGTGCAGGTGTCCGCATGCACGCCAAACCGGGCGCTTTGGTCCGTGCGGGGGAGCCTCTGATGACGCTCTTGACGGACACTCCCGGGAAGTTCGAACGGGCCAAGGAAGCGCTGCAGGATGCCGTGGTGATCGCGCCCGAGGGTTCACGCCCGGCGCATCAGCTCATCATCGACCGCATCGCCTAGGCTTATGTGTTCCGGGCCGTTCGCCAAGGACGGCCCGGAACACCCGTCATCCGGCGCCTGTGGGGGAGCCGGCTACCGTAAGGAAACCGTGCAGGGCATCAACGATTTCATCCTCGCCGCGGCGGAGCAGCCATGGGTGTTGTTCCTGGTGCTGGCCTGCTGCGTGATAGATGGCTTCTTCCCACCTATTCCGAGCGAATCCGTGGTGGTGGGCCTGAGCGCCGTTTCCGGGAGCAGCGGCTCGCCCAATGTATGGCTGCTCGGCGTGATGGCAGCCCTGGGGGCGTTCTCGGGGACAACATCGCCTACATCATCGGCCGCCGCATCGGGATCCAGCGGTGGCGGTGGATGCGCACGCAGCGGATGCAGGGCGCCTTCCGTTGGGCAGGCAAGGAACTCCGACGCCGGTCGGCCTCGCTCATCATGGTGGCCCGCTTCATCCCCATTGGCAGGGTGGCCGTCAACCTGACGGCTGGTGCCACGCACTTCCACCACCGACGCTTCGTGGCCCTCACGGCCATGTCCGCCGTCCTGTGGGCCACGTATTCGGTGATCCTGGGCTACTTCTTTGGTGTCTGGTTCGAGGACAACCATCTCTTGGGCGCCGTCATAGCGATCGTGGTTGCCGTGATCCTGGGAATCATCATCGACCGGATCATCAGCAAAGTCCGTGGATCCGTGCCGTTGGACGGCAAGAACATCCCTGAGGAAGACGCCCCGACTCCACCCACGGTATGACGCTTCAGGCCCCGGAAGATCAGCCCGGCGGTTGACGACGGCACCTTGTCAGCACCTATAGCGTTAAGCGTGTGATCCCGAGGCTGGGACGTAGCGAACGACGTCCCGGCCGTGGGACACTAGAGCGACTTCCGTCACACCGTCAAGTCATATTCATCTAGGAGCTACCGCCGCGTGGAGTTTTTGAACCAAATGCTCGAGCATGCAGCCGGGCAGCCCTGGATATACCCGGTCCTGCTGGTCTTCTTCTTCATTGACGGATTTGCCACCATCCTCCCCAGCGAAACAGCCATTGTTGGCCTCTCGGCGCTGTCCCTTCACAGCGGAGAGCCCAACCTGTGGATCCTGGGAGCCACCGCACTGGTAGGTGCCATGGCGGGCGACAACATGGCCTACATGCTGGGCCGGAAAATCGGCCTCACCCGTTGGAAGTGGATGCGCCGGCCCAAGGTCCAGAAGATGTTCGCCTGGGCGCAGTACGAGCTGGATAAGCGCGGCGCGGTCCTCATCTTCACGGCCCGCTACATTCCGTGGGGGCGCGTGGCAGTGAACTATGTGGCCGGTCAAACCGGCTTCCGCCACCGGACTTTCTTCTGGTTGGACGCCTTCGCCTGCATCACGTGGGTAGGTTACTCCATCGGTATCGGCCTCCTCGCAGGCCAGTGGGTGCATCACAACCCGCTCCTGGGAGTCGGCATCGCGGTTGCCTTCGCCGTGGTCCTGGGCATTGTGGTGGATCACGCCCTCCGTTGGTGGCACAAATACCTGGAAAAGAAGGACCTCGCCAAGGAAGCTGCTGCCAGCACCGAAGCGGCAGCAGTTGATCCCGCGGAAAAGGCGATCGCCGGCGTCGACCTCTCCAAGCCCGCCAGCTAAAGGCGACCAGCTGTACCAGCAGCAGTACCCGTCAGGGCGGCTGTGGGGACTAGTCTTAGTACGTGACTGAGCCCATACTTGACGCCGCCCCTGCCCTTGACTTCGATCTGAAGAGCCTGCCCAAGGTTTCCCTCCACGACCACCTGGACGGAGGCCTCCGCCCCGCCACCATCATCGAGCTTGCTGAGGCGGTCGGCCACACGCTGCCGTCCACCGACCCCGTTGCGCTGGGTGAATGGTTCCGCGAATCAGCCGACTCCGGCTCACTGGTCCGCTACCTCGAAACGTTCGACCACACCATTGCTGTCATGCAGACCAAGGAAGGCCTCTTCAGGGTGGCCAAGGAGTTCGTGGAAGACCTCGCCGAGGACGGCGTGGTGTACGGCGAAGTCCGCTGGGCGCCGGAACAGCACCTGCAGAAGGGCCTCACCCTGGACGAGGTTGTTGAAGCCGTCCAGACCGGCCTTGAAGCCGGCGTTGATGCTGCTGACGAGCGCGGCCAGCAGATCCAGGTGGGCCAGCTCATCACCGCCATGCGCCACGCCGATCGTGGCCAGGAGATCGCAGAACTCGCTGTCCGCCACCGTGCCAACGGCGCTGTGGGCTTTGACATCGCCGGCGCGGAAGATGGGTTCCTCCCGTCCCGCTTCAAGGACGCCTTCACGTACCTGGCCGAAAACAACTTCCCGGCCACCGTCCACGCCGGTGAAGCAGCGGGCCTGGAGAGCATCCAGTCAGCCCTGGTCGATGGCCGCGCCCTGCGCCTTGGCCATGGCGTCCGGATCGCCGAGGACATTTCGGTGGAGTTCGAGGACAATTCCGACGACGACGGCGAGGACACCGTCGGCATGGTGACCATCGGCAGCGTGGCGGCCTGGGTCCGCGACCGCGGAATCGCCTTGGAAATCTGCCCTTCCTCCAACCTGCAGACCGGTGCCATTTCCGGCTTTGGCGATGGCATCGAAAGCCACCCGGTGGACATGCTCTTCCAGCTCGGCTTCAACGTCACCATCAACACGGACAACCGCCTCATGAGTGGCGTCACCCTGACGGACGAGTTCGAGCTGCTGGTGGAAACCTTTGACTACGACCTCGATGACCTCCTTGAACTGACGCTCAACGCCGCCGAGGCAGCCTTCCTGCCGCTGGACGAGCGCGAAGCCTTGGTTGAGTACATCAACGATGCCTACGCCAACCTCGGCTAAGACCTCCAACGAGCTCGAAGAGCTCATCCGGACGATCGCAGCCCTGCGTGAGCACTGCCCCTGGATGGGTGGGCTGACGCACGAGTCGCTGGTGGAATACCTGATTGAGGAAGCCTACGAAGTGGTGGACTCGATCGAAGCCGGTGCGGTGGACGACGAGCTTCGCGGCGAGCTGGGTGATGTACTGCTTCAGGTAGTGCTTCACGCCCGGCTCGCCGAGGAGCGCGGCAGCTTTGATTTCGACGCCGTTGCCCGGGGCATCAACGCCAAGATGGTCCGGCGAAACCAGCACGTCTTCAAGGCGGACGGTTCCCTGCGGGAGAGTTTTCCGGCCAGCGTCGAGGAAATCATCGTCAAGTGGGATGCCGCCAAACGTGCCGAGAAGCCGGAACGGAAGGATCCCTTTGAGGGCATCCCGCCGCACCTTCCTGCGTTGGCAGCAGCACAGAAGTCCCTGGATAGGGCAGCCCGCGCAGGGTTGGACGTTTCAGGGCTCGATGGTGATGCACGGTTGGTCGATCCACAGGGTGCGCTGACCGCCGTCGGACTTCCCGTCATCCCGGACTCGGAAGAGGCGCTCGGTGAGCTGCTGCTGGCTGTCGTGGCCGGTGCCCGGGAGCAAGGACTCGACGCCGAACGGGCCCTCCGTTCCGCAGTTCGATCGTTTCAGAACAGCCAGGCCCAGCCTTCATGACGTGAGTCTTTGGAAGTTGTTCCGTAACCTAAGCCACTCTGGACTACGCTAGTAGCGACGAGGACGTTGAGAATTTCCCTCCTCATTCCTGTAATTTGCCCATAAGGAGCACATCCATGGCGCTTATCGATGCCATCCACGCACGCGAGATCCTTGATTCCCGCGGAAACCCGACCGTAGAAGTTGAGGTCCTGCTCTCCGACGGCCAGATCGGCCGTGCAGCAGTTCCCTCCGGTGCTTCCACCGGCGAGCACGAGGCCGTTGAGCTTCGCGACGGCGACAAGGGCCGTTACCTCGGCAAGGGTGTCCAGAAGGCCGTTGACGCCGTCATAGACGAGATCTCCCCGGCCCTGATTGGTTTCGACGCCACTGACCAGCGCAGCATCGACCAGGCCATGATTGACCTGGACGGCACGCCCAATAAGGGCAAGCTCGGCGCCAACGCCATCCTGGGTGTTTCCCTGGCCGTTGCCAACGCTGCCGCAGCTTCCGCTGACCTGCCGCTGTACAAGTACCTGGGTGGCCCGAACGCCCACGTCCTGCCCGTTCCCCTGATGAACATCCTCAACGGTGGCTCGCACGCCGACTCCGATGTGGACATCCAGGAATTCATGATCGCCCCGATCGGTGCCGAGACCTTCTCCGAGGGCCTGCGCTGGGGCGTTGAGGTCTACCACAACCTCAAGGCTGTCCTCCAGGAAAAGGGCCTCTCCACGGGCCTCGGCGACGAAGGTGGCTTCGCCCCCAACCTGCCGTCCAACCGCGCTGCACTGGACCTGATCCAGGAAGCCATCAAGAACGCCGGTTACACCCCGGG
Above is a genomic segment from Arthrobacter sp. YN containing:
- a CDS encoding thymidine phosphorylase, whose protein sequence is MTSTEAFDAVQIISIKRDKGTLTPEQIDWTIDAYTRGVIAEEQMAALNMAILLNGMDRDEISRWTSAMIASGERMDFSSLTRPDGGRKATSDKHSTGGVGDKITLPLAPLVAVFGVAVPQLSGRGLGHTGGTLDKLEAIPGWRANLSNDEIMAQLQDVGAVICAAGSGLAPADKKLYALRDVTGTVEAIPLIASSIMSKKIAEGTGSLVLDVKVGSGAFMKDEARARELAETMVALGKDAGVHTVALITDMSTPLGLTAGNAIEVEESVEVLAGGGPEDVVELTVRLAEEMLAGAGIHDADPAAALKDGRAMDVWNRMIEAQGGDPRAALPVAKESEVIYAPADGVLVELDALSVGVAAWRLGAGRARKEDQVQAGAGVRMHAKPGALVRAGEPLMTLLTDTPGKFERAKEALQDAVVIAPEGSRPAHQLIIDRIA
- a CDS encoding DedA family protein — protein: MLEHAAGQPWIYPVLLVFFFIDGFATILPSETAIVGLSALSLHSGEPNLWILGATALVGAMAGDNMAYMLGRKIGLTRWKWMRRPKVQKMFAWAQYELDKRGAVLIFTARYIPWGRVAVNYVAGQTGFRHRTFFWLDAFACITWVGYSIGIGLLAGQWVHHNPLLGVGIAVAFAVVLGIVVDHALRWWHKYLEKKDLAKEAAASTEAAAVDPAEKAIAGVDLSKPAS
- a CDS encoding adenosine deaminase is translated as MTEPILDAAPALDFDLKSLPKVSLHDHLDGGLRPATIIELAEAVGHTLPSTDPVALGEWFRESADSGSLVRYLETFDHTIAVMQTKEGLFRVAKEFVEDLAEDGVVYGEVRWAPEQHLQKGLTLDEVVEAVQTGLEAGVDAADERGQQIQVGQLITAMRHADRGQEIAELAVRHRANGAVGFDIAGAEDGFLPSRFKDAFTYLAENNFPATVHAGEAAGLESIQSALVDGRALRLGHGVRIAEDISVEFEDNSDDDGEDTVGMVTIGSVAAWVRDRGIALEICPSSNLQTGAISGFGDGIESHPVDMLFQLGFNVTINTDNRLMSGVTLTDEFELLVETFDYDLDDLLELTLNAAEAAFLPLDEREALVEYINDAYANLG
- a CDS encoding MazG nucleotide pyrophosphohydrolase domain-containing protein, translating into MPTPTSAKTSNELEELIRTIAALREHCPWMGGLTHESLVEYLIEEAYEVVDSIEAGAVDDELRGELGDVLLQVVLHARLAEERGSFDFDAVARGINAKMVRRNQHVFKADGSLRESFPASVEEIIVKWDAAKRAEKPERKDPFEGIPPHLPALAAAQKSLDRAARAGLDVSGLDGDARLVDPQGALTAVGLPVIPDSEEALGELLLAVVAGAREQGLDAERALRSAVRSFQNSQAQPS
- the eno gene encoding phosphopyruvate hydratase; protein product: MALIDAIHAREILDSRGNPTVEVEVLLSDGQIGRAAVPSGASTGEHEAVELRDGDKGRYLGKGVQKAVDAVIDEISPALIGFDATDQRSIDQAMIDLDGTPNKGKLGANAILGVSLAVANAAAASADLPLYKYLGGPNAHVLPVPLMNILNGGSHADSDVDIQEFMIAPIGAETFSEGLRWGVEVYHNLKAVLQEKGLSTGLGDEGGFAPNLPSNRAALDLIQEAIKNAGYTPGTDIALALDVASSEFYKDGAYQFEGKALSATEMSAYYAELVADYPLVSIEDPLDENDWEGWKTLTDTIGDKVQLVGDDLFVTNPVRLQQGIETATANSLLVKVNQIGSLTETLDAVSLAQRSGYTTITSHRSGETEDTTIADIAVATNAGQIKTGAPARSERVAKYNQLLRIEEELDDAARYAGRSAFPRFKG